In the genome of Globicephala melas chromosome 3, mGloMel1.2, whole genome shotgun sequence, one region contains:
- the EFCAB9 gene encoding EF-hand calcium-binding domain-containing protein 9, translating into MKLKQGSFLWYLYLDKLYCLLSVRNVKALVEYFHLLDVHRKKTLNDVLFYHFLHHVTDLKRNQITIVFNMLDWNAVGEIGFDQFYMLVCILLAQENHLEEQFIFRHSRPVFELLDLDGELKIGPSNFHMYNFLFKIKKQQLRDLYHDFDITGDCRLNYKEFKLFTIFSMNKYQESQKAVEEEKALPEKKVSQVNVTQRESLLGINHFESVSNYNCEHL; encoded by the exons ATGAAACTGAAGCAAGGATCGTTTCTGTGGTACCTCTATCTGGATAAACTATATTGCTTATTATCCGTGAGAAATGTGAAGGCTTTGGTGGAGTATTTTCACCTTCTTGATGTGCACCGCAAGAAAACCTTGAATG ATGTGCTATTCTACCACTTCCTTCATCACGTGACTGACCTGAAACGGAACCAGATCACAATTGTGTTTAACATGCTGGACTGGAATGCTGTGGGCGAGATTGGTTTTGACCAGTTCTACATGCTGGTTTGCATACTGCTGGCACAGGAG AACCATTTGGAAGAGCAATTTATCTTCCGCCATTCCCGGCCTGTTTTTGAGCTGCTTGACCTGGATGGGGAGCTGAAAATTGGCCCATCCAACTTCCACATGTACAACTttctcttcaaaattaaaaaacagcaacTCAGAGACCTGTACCATGACTTTGACATCACAGGTGACTGT CGTCTTAATTACAAGGAATTTAAGCTGTTTACTATCTTCTCCATGAACAAATACCAGGAGAGTCAGAAAGCAGTGGAAGAGGAGAAAGCTCTGCCCGAAAAGAAAGTGTCACAAGTTAATGTGACTCAAAGAGAGAGTCTTCTTGGAATAAATCATTTTGAAAGTGTAAGTAATTACAATTGTGAACatctctaa